The genomic segment TAAAGACCTTCCTGATGCCATTGGGCCTGCCCAGACAATCCAGGATCCTCTCTCTACTTTAAATCAGTTGATCAGAAACCTCAATTCCCCtttcccaggtaattttttttttgagaccaggctgcagtgcagtggcataacctgggctcactgcaacctctatctcctgggttcaagtgattctcctgcctcagcctcccaagtagctgggactacaggcacataccgggacaccgggctaattttttttgtattttttagtagagacagcatttcacaatgatggttaggctggtctcaaactcctgaccttaaatgatccacctgccttggcctcccaaagtgttgggattacaagagtgagccactgcatctggtctgCCATGTAATCTAACACAGGCACAGGTATAGGACATGAACATCTCTAAAGGGCCATTtttctgccactacagaggcttatgaaaaagaaaatattctttttctctctttttagagataaggtcctTCTCTggtgcccacactggagtgcagtggcatgatcatagctcactgaagcctcaaactcctgggctgaagtgaccctcctcttctgcctcagcctccccagtgtctgggaccacaggcaagcaccaccatgcccagctgattaaacaaattttgtagagacagagtctcactatattgcccaggctgctcttcaactcttgggctcaagtgatcctcctgcctcagcctgccaaagtgctggggtaacaaGTATGaatcatcacacctggccaaaatactttattttaaaggcagaagaaagaaacctTTAAgtcaaaaaaaagatttaatattacataatattatattCATCTTTATACCAATGCAGttgtaaactatatatatatattttttgagatagagtctcactctgtgtcccaggctagagtgcagtggtgtgatctcggctcactgcaacctctgcctaccgggttcaagtgattcttctgcctcagcctctggagtagctgagactacaggggtgtgccaacatgcctggctaacttctttgtatttttttttgatatCTGAAAGCAAGTTTTTAAGGATGTGGagacttctttgtatttttaatagagacaaggcttcaccatatttgccaggctggtctcgaacgcctaatctcatgatccacctgccttggcctcccaaagtgctaggattataggcgtgaaccactgcgcccatccAATTTGTTTTAAATGGAGAATGGGGCACCCAGATCTTACTGTGGCTCTGCCCACCTGACCTTCAGGCCCATAGGCCTGTGTCCTTGCCAGGAATGAATATCTCTGGGACGCTTCTCTAACAGAAGAGTTTCAGTGGGTGAGACCAGGAACCTGGAGAACTAGCAGCTGGGTTGTTAGAAAGGAAACCATTTGGGGTGGGGTTGGGCTGCAAGGCAAGAGGTGTCTGGGCATGGAAAGCAGGGCTGGGGTGGAGGGTCCTGCCTCATCCCACTCTCCTGCTcactccttcctccatccctgtcaGGGCAGTCACCACGAGCAAGGCTTGAGGGTACTTATAATCACTGGCCTTGGGCACATTCCTTAGCTCAcctgaatctcagtttcttgATCAGTAAAAAGTGGGACAATAACAACCATCCTATCTCAGAGGGCTGTTGTGAGACCCTGAGCCACCGTTTCTCAAACTGCCCCTGATTTCACCTACAACACAATGGCTGTGGggtgaagtttgagaaccacagaACAGGTGAGGTGATGCAGGGGCAGGCCCTCCCACACTGTAAGGTGTAGTGTGGTGCAGCAGAAGCTGATATTCCCGCAAGTCTCTTTGGAGGGAGCCGCATTAGACTCTTGAGCACCGATTGTATTCGAGATCTGTGGCTTAGAGATCACCGCAAAGTGAGGCACCACCAAGAGTTTGTCCCTATGGGCTCCAGGCCAAGGACGTGCCTGTGAGATAACTCCTGCCACATGGCTCTGTCAGTGCCTCACTGCCCGTGTTCCATCATGCCTGAGCGCCTGGCTCTTGGCTTACCCAGGTGAAAAGAATCTTTCAGTATCACCCACCCAGCCACAGatgcttttctgcttctctgtcaAGGCTGCGTTCCTGGCtaggtgggcagggctggggtctCTCTGGGCCAGTCTAAGTGGTCTGGGTTTAAGGCCTGAAGTGCAGTGTGGTGCCATAAAAGCTGGTATTCCTGCAGGCTTCCTCAGAGGGGGCTGTATTAGACTTGTGAGCACTGATTCCATTTGAGGTCTGTGGTTCAGAGATGACGACAAAGTGAGGTAACACCAGGAGCTTGTCCCTCTGGGGACAGGGGTGGGGATGCAGGGAGGCCGCTGTCAGCACCCGCCACCACAGGGTGGTCTGGCCTCCAGGGTATTTTCTAAACCTGGCAGAAGCGTGGGGTCAGAAGGGTGACCCCGGGCAGGAGGCTGCAGCGAAGACCAAGGGGATTCATGAGCCAGATCCAAGGAGGGTGTCTCCTAACCCTGCCTGCTTCATTAGACTCTTCTCCTGCTGGAGCCACGGGCTGTCAAGGCTGCCTTCCTTAAGGCATCAGGGCCGATGCTTGTGCACAGAGCTACCATCAGCTGTACAGACTGAGATGGGGTGAGTGCAGACTGGTCTATTCTCCAGGGCTTCAGGCTTGGGGCCTCCCTGCTTGCACTGTGAGCATAGGGAGAGCAGGGAGCACTCTGGGCATGTGTGTGCAGACTGGTCTATTCTCCAGGGCTTCAGGCTTGGGGCCTCCCTGCTTGCACTGCGAGCGTAGGGAGAGCAGGGAGCACTCTGGGCATGTGTGTGCAGGCTGAAGGGAGAAGTACTGGGTTTcggagagggaaggagggcccCACAGGTGCCCAGGGACACAGTAACCCTCTGACATTGCTGCACCAGCAAAGGCTTCCCAGCTCAGAAgacaaaaatgcattttaatagtTTGAAGTGCGATGAGGTGTCTGCACAGCACCACAGCCTGAGTGAGGGAGGGCAGGGCCATCATACGAAGTAGGCGGCCAGGGCTGACATCTTGTCCTTGGGCCGCCTGGGGTTGGGCTTCCCAGGGGGCCTCCTGGCCCGGCCCCGCCCTCGACCCTGTCTCCTCCCTGGTCCACTGCGGTGCATGGGGTGGCAGGAGGCTGCATGCTTCAGCTCCACCAGCTCCTGGAAGACGGGGTCACAGAAGACGCAGCCCATGTGCTGTGTCTCATCACCTGGGAGTGGGGACTTGGCCTTGTTGAAGTCCACGTCAAGCAAGGCGGCCTCACAGACACTGCAGGTGTCGGCGGACACCCGCACACGGTGGGCGTTCTCAAAGCAGTGCGCCACCACGTTGCACTTGTTGCAGGCTACCTTCCACTTGGGGCCCGAGGTGGGGTCCAGCACCAGTACCCCACTCTCGCATTCCACGCACTGGCCGATGCCCAGCATGCTCAGCGAGTGCTGGCAGGAGGGGTGTGTACATTCATTGCAGCCCATGCCTGGTGGAAGAGGGGAGCCCTGTGAGGCATGCTTGCCACACCTGCCTGCCCTCTGCAGCCTGCTCCCAATGCCTCAAGCTCCTGGATCCCTCGTCCCAGCAGAAGGAACTCTTCTTGGCCTCGCTCCTGGGGACAGCTTTGCTTACGCTTCGGCTCCTGGCTGCTGTTACCTTTGTTTTCTGCTTATCTGAAACCTCCTCAACTCTTGAGGCCCCTTGCTGGTGCCATCCCAGTGGGTTCCAGCTGACTCCATCCCCACTTTACTTTGCTGCCACAGCTCGTTACTGGTAATGCCACATGACCCTCATGTCACTGGGCCACATGGAGCACCCTgtcagctgctctggaggcagcAAGAGGgtggagatggggcctcactctcCTGGCAGCCTCGGGGCAGACTGAGGCCTGAGGGGGCTTCCTGCAGAGCCCACGGTGAATGTGGGCAGACACCTTACTCCAGCAGGTTCCTGTTCTGGCTCAGTGCTCTCTGACCTGCCTGCCTGGACACATGCTCTCCCTTCTCCAGTAATGAGGATGAGAATGGAGGACAGTGGTGGACGCTGACTGGGGGTGCCCACTCACTGGGTGGGTCCTCTTGCTCACTCAGCTCCAGAGGGATCACTGCACACCTGTGCCCAGGTCCTGAAAGTAGACTAGGGTTGCCTGCTTAATTCTGACACAGAGAGAGGGTGGCACTGGCTGGCTAAGACCTGAGCAGTGCCCCAGCTATATCCAGGGTCTCTCGTCTCAGTGCCAATGAGTGCAGTAAAAGCCAGGGTGAGGGGTCCCCTTGGAGTCCGGCCTGGTCCAAGGCAGGAGCTGGCACTGAACAGAGACTGCAGCTGCCTGTGAACAGGAGGGAGTGGCCGCACTCACCTTTCTTCATGTCTCGGAAGGGTGGGTGGTTGTAGCAGTAGGGGCACAGTGGGTAGCTCTTGCCCCGAGAGCCTGATGACCACAGGACCAGCTCAAAGTCGTCCAGAGGGCAGCGGAGCTCCTTGTAGAGCTTGATGGTGCCATTTTGGGGGAGTGTGTAAGTCTCGTCACAGTGGGAGCAGTGCAGGCGGCTTGGCTTGGCCTGCGGTAATGCCAGGCAGGGGGTGTGAGGGTCACTGAGGCCACCGACTTGGCCCCTGCCCCACTCCTCTCATAACACACCATATGTAACCTGTCATGTAGAACCTGTGACACACTGCCAGGCAAGGACCCTGAGACTCCGGCCCTTGCCCCAAGCATGCAGAAAGGCAGTTTGAAATCCCTGTGCATTGGTGTGATGTTAGGGAAAGCACCGTGTGTTTGCATGGCCCAGTGGCTGTGTTTGAGGGGTCATGGGGACACTGGATATTTTTCGGCAAGGCTGCTTTATGCTCATTCTTCTGTGACAATCAGGACAAAGAATGTAATTCCTACATGACCAACGATAAAGCTGAAGCCCACAGGGGTGAAGCAGCTTGCCCAAGTCAGTGCTCCCCGAACCTACCTGGATGTACTTCATGAAGCGGTGGCACTTCCCGCAGCGTGACAGGGGCTTGCCTGTGGCCGCCAGGGGTGAGAAAGACACCTCCATTAACTCATCCATGCCTGCGGGCAAGCAGAGTGCAGAAGTCACCTCTCTCATAGTCTCTGGCAGAAGGCGCCACCATACGTGGTCAAGGGTTTGAGTGTGAGAGGGTCCCTGCAGGTGCTGGTTTCTACTGTCCATGGCAGAACGGCAGGGCAGCAGCTCCGTACATCAGAGCACATGCTCTTGGCCATGTGTGGTGCAAATGCACCTGCTCTTTTAACCAAGCCAGGTGGTGTCACTACCCTGACCTACAGAGGCCTGGAGCCCAGATCTGGGAGCTGGTCTTATGTGGGGACCGGGGTCCCCAGGTGTTGGCTGTGCTGACAGAGGGTCCTCTGATGAGGGGCAGGCCAGAGGCAGACTCTACCTGCAATGGAGTCGACAAAGTAGTGGAACTTCCTCTTGAACACGTCCAGGGTGTGGCCCAGGACCTGGCGGTAGTCGGCCTTGCCCTGGGCGATCAGGTTCAGCTGCTTCTCCACTGCACTTCGGATGGTGGGGAGCACTAGCTCTGCATCTGCAAGTGGGCAGGGGGCAGATACTTCCCTGAGCACTCATGCCCAGAGCCTGCCCACCCCTCCTGCTCCGGCCCGTCCTCCTGGCCTCTGCCCTGTCCGCCAGTCCACAGCCTCAGATGGTACCAGGCTGGCTCCTATACCCCCAGACCTTTCCTGACTTCTCACCCGGAAATCTCAGGCAGAGTGCCCGGTGGCTAGAACCACATCACAGATGAGCTCCAGGCTGCCCTTGGGCCAGTTCTgtgctcctccctctccccttggCCTCTGGGGAACCTCCAGAGGATAGAGCTGAGGCACCTTCGCCTCCTCTTTTGGTTCCCTCACACATGTCCATTCAGCTTTCAAACACACCCAGCTCCTGCTCTGGGCAGGTCCTGGGGGTCCTGGGGAAGCGCCCCTTCAGTGGTGTTGAGGGAGTGCATGTGGGGCTGGGGGATCACTCCAGGGCAGGGCCTGTCTGGAGGGGGCGGCAGAGCCAATGCCCAGGGAGAAGCTAGGAATTCCCGGTGAACCCTGGGGGCAGGGCCGAGGGACTCACCAATCTTGTAGTAGCCGTGCACCAGGACAATGCCGAGGTTGGTGGGTTTGAGCCGGCGCCCGCTCTCCACGGTGACATAGTTGCGCTGGCAGATGTTGTTGATATGCACAGGGATGCTGGCATCTGTGCCTGCAACGTACAAGGCCCCAGGGTTCCTGGCCTACCCTGGACACGCCTCACTGAACTACATGCTGTAGCCACTGCCACAGGGCCCCTGGTGCTCAGGCTCTCTCACGGCTCCTGGCCACCCACAGGAGGGAGGGCTGTGCTCTGAGCACCCACTGCACTGTGCTGGGCATCAACTGCATGCCTTTCATGTTCTGCCTTGAGAACACAAGGGCAGCCCTCTCTGCACGGGGTCTACTCCTGCTTTATGGTAGAGGCTCGGAGGTTAAGGAACTCTCCAAGGTCACAGTGCTTATTCTGTGCCTGGTAAACGTGACTTCTTTGGCTTCTCCTGCCTGGATCCTGTGGCACCCACCTGGTCCTGGAGCCAGAGCCCCCTCTACCAGAACATGGAGGTGCTTACAAGCTCACTGCAAAGACACTTCCTGTCTCCCATCTCCTCCCTCTCTGCAAGGCCTGTCACGGTACACAGGGCAGGCTCCCAGTCCCCAGGATTCCTCTCTCCCACCCAGAGCCTTCCTGGCAGAGGGGCgcagcagaggctgaggcattcTGACTATGGTGGGTGCCAGTCAGAGGGGCAGAAAAGAAGCTTAGGCTCCCTGCACTCTCACCAGCATGGGCAGGTGACATACACCTTCCCAAAGCAGCTTGCAGAGAATATCACATGGGAAGAAACTGGCCTCCAGGGGCTAAGGAGCCTGTCGAAGCTCGGCACCTGGTGTGGCAGGCTGTGGGTAGTAtgtgctgccaccatgtgagtcTGCCAGGTGCCATGATGTGTGGTATGGGCTCCTCTGCAGCATGTGCCCTGCCCGCTGTATTCTCACCCCAGACCTGGGTGGCGGCTCCTGGTTAGGCCCCTTTTACACACTCCTGGGGGCTCAGTCACAGGCTCAGACCATTCTCCTGTTCAGAAGGTAACACCAGAGCCCTCTTCACTGTCACAAACTTGTATTGGTGATTGGGTCTTGCTCACTGGATACCATAGGGCTGCCAGGAGCCACAGTAACCCATCAGTGGGAGAGAGCAGAAGACGCAGGGGGAGCACAGCCCACACTCCACAGTGGGCTGAGGGCTGCTATTTCAGGACCTTGGCAGGTGCCCTGGACCTCTGGGAGGAGCAAGCCCAGAGCTCTGCTCTCCTGCCAAGGTTGCCACAGTCACCAGGACCCTAGCCTGGGGAGAGACACTCCCTGAGAGTCCACCTCTATGACCACTGCTGGAGCAGAGCCTGGACACAGTGGCTGTGACATCCCACAGGCCTCTGGAACCCATCAGCCAGGCACAGCTGGAGATGAAGCCACAGGCAACAGGCAGTGCCCAGCAGTGCGAGTGCCACCTGGGAGAAGGTTCTGTCAATGAGGCTGGCCCCCAACATATGAGACCTCACTCAGCCCTAGGCCTGAGGACTTGTGAGGCCACCTCTCCTGTGAGGAGTGTGCACTGGTGACTACATTTTTGCTTTGATAAACTCCCCTGGGCTGCCCATTCTTGGTTAGAAACTTCTTGGTCACCCTTTGGGGAGCCCTGTCCCTTGGACAGGCATTTCTGTTCCCTCCGCCAGGGAAGCAGTTCCTGTGAGAGCTCATTTCCCTGTCATGTGACTTCAGGACAGACCAGGCTGGCTGTGTGGACTGAGGAGACTGCCAAAATGATTTCTATGAGCCATTTGGCATCTGGGCCAATCGTCAGCACTGTGGGCATTAGTCAGTGTGTGCCCACCCCACAGTGCACGAGGGCACATCTGGGCCTTCACAGAGAAGGCCAGGTTCTGAGTGGAGGCCTCGGGAGGGGATGCCTGCTGTGGACCTGCAAGGCTGGCCACATGTGGGGTCATCAGTTTCCAGATACCAGTCCATGGATGGGTGCTGGGCTAGGCACATAGGGGTGGCTGGGCAGCTTTGTGAGTAGACTCTCAGCCTGAGTGCTGGAGACAGAGCTGGCTCTGGGGCCTGGGCAGGCATACCCACCGATGCCGTGCTTCTCCATGAGCGTGATGAGCTCAGCCTCCGTCAGGTAGTCGGGTGGGCTCGTCTGCTTCTCCAGCATCTTTACCTCACTCACAGTGAAGGTGTCACCCCGCTGGCAGGTGGGCAGGCTCTCCTCCAGGGGCACGCTCTGCCAGGGCATAATCTCCGTGAAGCCTGGAAAGACAGGTGCCACCACTCAGGGTCCCCAGCCTTGAGGGGCCTGGGTCTCAGACCCTGGGCCTCCCATTCCCAGACACAATGtagaatggtttttttttgtctgcccatgaaggtggggaggaggaaagctGGGCCCGCAGTGTGACCTGGTGAGAGGACGGTCTTCCCAGAGCAGGTGAAGAGCTCTGGCCCAATCCTGAAGGAGATGGTGCTCTGCAGGTACTTGCAGTCATGGCTGACTGTGGCGATGAAATGTCTGGTGATGTATTCGTAGAGCCGCCATGCGTCACCCCCTGCAACAGGCCAGGGCTAGTTAGCTGGGAGCCAGCTGAAGGCTCTGATCGTGAGGAGCCCCTAGCACTCTTGCTTGAGCAGCAAGGTCCTGCTTCCAGGGCCACTGTGTGGGACACACTGCAAATTCAGGGaagcaggaaagaaaatgtgcaggaaggctggacgcggtggctcacacctgtaatcccagcactttgggaggctaaggcaaactcctacttgaagtcaggagtttgagaccagcgtggccaacatggtgaaatcctgtctctactaaaaatacaaagaaattagccgggtgtgatggtaggcacctgtaatcccagctactcaggaggctgaggcaggagaactccttgaacttgggagacataggttgcagtgagctgagatcaggccactgcactccagcctgggtgacagagcaagactctgtctcaaaaaaagaagaaaatgtggaggAAGGGAACACaaacctctgtgcctcagtggtTCCTTCATGGCTGC from the Callithrix jacchus isolate 240 chromosome 1, calJac240_pri, whole genome shotgun sequence genome contains:
- the TOP3B gene encoding DNA topoisomerase 3-beta-1 isoform X3 produces the protein MTSVCGHVMTLDFLGKYNKWDKVDPAELFSQAPTEKKEANPKLNMVKFLQVEGRGCDYIVLWLDCDKEGENICFEVLDAVLPVMNKAHGGEKTVFRARFSSITDTDICNAMACLGEPDHNEALSVDARQELDLRIGCAFTRFQTKYFQGKYGDLDSSLISFGPCQTPTLGFCVERHDKIQSFKPETYWVLQAKVNTDKDRSLLLDWDRVRVFDREIAQMFLNMTKLEKEAQVEATSRKEKAKQRPLALNTVEMLRVASSSLGMGPQHAMQTAERLYTQGYISYPRTETTHYPENFDLKGALRQQANHPYWADMVKRLLAEGINRPRKGHDAGDHPPITPMRSATEAELGGDAWRLYEYITRHFIATVSHDCKYLQSTISFRIGPELFTCSGKTVLSPGFTEIMPWQSVPLEESLPTCQRGDTFTVSEVKMLEKQTSPPDYLTEAELITLMEKHGIGTDASIPVHINNICQRNYVTVESGRRLKPTNLGIVLVHGYYKIDAELVLPTIRSAVEKQLNLIAQGKADYRQVLGHTLDVFKRKFHYFVDSIAGMDELMEVSFSPLAATGKPLSRCGKCHRFMKYIQAKPSRLHCSHCDETYTLPQNGTIKLYKELRCPLDDFELVLWSSGSRGKSYPLCPYCYNHPPFRDMKKGMGCNECTHPSCQHSLSMLGIGQCVECESGVLVLDPTSGPKWKVACNKCNVVAHCFENAHRVRVSADTCSVCEAALLDVDFNKAKSPLPGDETQHMGCVFCDPVFQELVELKHAASCHPMHRSGPGRRQGRGRGRARRPPGKPNPRRPKDKMSALAAYFV
- the TOP3B gene encoding DNA topoisomerase 3-beta-1 isoform X1 — its product is MKTVLMVAEKPSLAQSIAKILSRGSLSSHKGLNGACSVHEYTGTFAGQPVRFKMTSVCGHVMTLDFLGKYNKWDKVDPAELFSQAPTEKKEANPKLNMVKFLQVEGRGCDYIVLWLDCDKEGENICFEVLDAVLPVMNKAHGGEKTVFRARFSSITDTDICNAMACLGEPDHNEALSVDARQELDLRIGCAFTRFQTKYFQGKYGDLDSSLISFGPCQTPTLGFCVERHDKIQSFKPETYWVLQAKVNTDKDRSLLLDWDRVRVFDREIAQMFLNMTKLEKEAQVEATSRKEKAKQRPLALNTVEMLRVASSSLGMGPQHAMQTAERLYTQGYISYPRTETTHYPENFDLKGALRQQANHPYWADMVKRLLAEGINRPRKGHDAGDHPPITPMRSATEAELGGDAWRLYEYITRHFIATVSHDCKYLQSTISFRIGPELFTCSGKTVLSPGFTEIMPWQSVPLEESLPTCQRGDTFTVSEVKMLEKQTSPPDYLTEAELITLMEKHGIGTDASIPVHINNICQRNYVTVESGRRLKPTNLGIVLVHGYYKIDAELVLPTIRSAVEKQLNLIAQGKADYRQVLGHTLDVFKRKFHYFVDSIAGMDELMEVSFSPLAATGKPLSRCGKCHRFMKYIQAKPSRLHCSHCDETYTLPQNGTIKLYKELRCPLDDFELVLWSSGSRGKSYPLCPYCYNHPPFRDMKKGMGCNECTHPSCQHSLSMLGIGQCVECESGVLVLDPTSGPKWKVACNKCNVVAHCFENAHRVRVSADTCSVCEAALLDVDFNKAKSPLPGDETQHMGCVFCDPVFQELVELKHAASCHPMHRSGPGRRQGRGRGRARRPPGKPNPRRPKDKMSALAAYFV
- the TOP3B gene encoding DNA topoisomerase 3-beta-1 isoform X7, with product MNKAHGGEKTVFRARFSSITDTDICNAMACLGEPDHNEALSVDARQELDLRIGCAFTRFQTKYFQGKYGDLDSSLISFGPCQTPTLGFCVERHDKIQSFKPETYWVLQAKVNTDKDRSLLLDWDRVRVFDREIAQMFLNMTKLEKEAQVEATSRKEKAKQRPLALNTVEMLRVASSSLGMGPQHAMQTAERLYTQGYISYPRTETTHYPENFDLKGALRQQANHPYWADMVKRLLAEGINRPRKGHDAGDHPPITPMRSATEAELGGDAWRLYEYITRHFIATVSHDCKYLQSTISFRIGPELFTCSGKTVLSPGFTEIMPWQSVPLEESLPTCQRGDTFTVSEVKMLEKQTSPPDYLTEAELITLMEKHGIGTDASIPVHINNICQRNYVTVESGRRLKPTNLGIVLVHGYYKIDAELVLPTIRSAVEKQLNLIAQGKADYRQVLGHTLDVFKRKFHYFVDSIAGMDELMEVSFSPLAATGKPLSRCGKCHRFMKYIQAKPSRLHCSHCDETYTLPQNGTIKLYKELRCPLDDFELVLWSSGSRGKSYPLCPYCYNHPPFRDMKKGMGCNECTHPSCQHSLSMLGIGQCVECESGVLVLDPTSGPKWKVACNKCNVVAHCFENAHRVRVSADTCSVCEAALLDVDFNKAKSPLPGDETQHMGCVFCDPVFQELVELKHAASCHPMHRSGPGRRQGRGRGRARRPPGKPNPRRPKDKMSALAAYFV
- the TOP3B gene encoding DNA topoisomerase 3-beta-1 isoform X4, translating into MRFEMEGKEATWWGVMENPGLLESQGDREGPAGAGEGAEHTCSSLEGAKFHSGVGNHGRDLGGGSQLATPHPQVLDAVLPVMNKAHGGEKTVFRARFSSITDTDICNAMACLGEPDHNEALSVDARQELDLRIGCAFTRFQTKYFQGKYGDLDSSLISFGPCQTPTLGFCVERHDKIQSFKPETYWVLQAKVNTDKDRSLLLDWDRVRVFDREIAQMFLNMTKLEKEAQVEATSRKEKAKQRPLALNTVEMLRVASSSLGMGPQHAMQTAERLYTQGYISYPRTETTHYPENFDLKGALRQQANHPYWADMVKRLLAEGINRPRKGHDAGDHPPITPMRSATEAELGGDAWRLYEYITRHFIATVSHDCKYLQSTISFRIGPELFTCSGKTVLSPGFTEIMPWQSVPLEESLPTCQRGDTFTVSEVKMLEKQTSPPDYLTEAELITLMEKHGIGTDASIPVHINNICQRNYVTVESGRRLKPTNLGIVLVHGYYKIDAELVLPTIRSAVEKQLNLIAQGKADYRQVLGHTLDVFKRKFHYFVDSIAGMDELMEVSFSPLAATGKPLSRCGKCHRFMKYIQAKPSRLHCSHCDETYTLPQNGTIKLYKELRCPLDDFELVLWSSGSRGKSYPLCPYCYNHPPFRDMKKGMGCNECTHPSCQHSLSMLGIGQCVECESGVLVLDPTSGPKWKVACNKCNVVAHCFENAHRVRVSADTCSVCEAALLDVDFNKAKSPLPGDETQHMGCVFCDPVFQELVELKHAASCHPMHRSGPGRRQGRGRGRARRPPGKPNPRRPKDKMSALAAYFV
- the TOP3B gene encoding DNA topoisomerase 3-beta-1 isoform X6, encoding MAFLVLDAVLPVMNKAHGGEKTVFRARFSSITDTDICNAMACLGEPDHNEALSVDARQELDLRIGCAFTRFQTKYFQGKYGDLDSSLISFGPCQTPTLGFCVERHDKIQSFKPETYWVLQAKVNTDKDRSLLLDWDRVRVFDREIAQMFLNMTKLEKEAQVEATSRKEKAKQRPLALNTVEMLRVASSSLGMGPQHAMQTAERLYTQGYISYPRTETTHYPENFDLKGALRQQANHPYWADMVKRLLAEGINRPRKGHDAGDHPPITPMRSATEAELGGDAWRLYEYITRHFIATVSHDCKYLQSTISFRIGPELFTCSGKTVLSPGFTEIMPWQSVPLEESLPTCQRGDTFTVSEVKMLEKQTSPPDYLTEAELITLMEKHGIGTDASIPVHINNICQRNYVTVESGRRLKPTNLGIVLVHGYYKIDAELVLPTIRSAVEKQLNLIAQGKADYRQVLGHTLDVFKRKFHYFVDSIAGMDELMEVSFSPLAATGKPLSRCGKCHRFMKYIQAKPSRLHCSHCDETYTLPQNGTIKLYKELRCPLDDFELVLWSSGSRGKSYPLCPYCYNHPPFRDMKKGMGCNECTHPSCQHSLSMLGIGQCVECESGVLVLDPTSGPKWKVACNKCNVVAHCFENAHRVRVSADTCSVCEAALLDVDFNKAKSPLPGDETQHMGCVFCDPVFQELVELKHAASCHPMHRSGPGRRQGRGRGRARRPPGKPNPRRPKDKMSALAAYFV
- the TOP3B gene encoding DNA topoisomerase 3-beta-1 isoform X5, whose product is MVKFLQVEGRGCDYIVLWLDCDKEGENICFEVLDAVLPVMNKAHGGEKTVFRARFSSITDTDICNAMACLGEPDHNEALSVDARQELDLRIGCAFTRFQTKYFQGKYGDLDSSLISFGPCQTPTLGFCVERHDKIQSFKPETYWVLQAKVNTDKDRSLLLDWDRVRVFDREIAQMFLNMTKLEKEAQVEATSRKEKAKQRPLALNTVEMLRVASSSLGMGPQHAMQTAERLYTQGYISYPRTETTHYPENFDLKGALRQQANHPYWADMVKRLLAEGINRPRKGHDAGDHPPITPMRSATEAELGGDAWRLYEYITRHFIATVSHDCKYLQSTISFRIGPELFTCSGKTVLSPGFTEIMPWQSVPLEESLPTCQRGDTFTVSEVKMLEKQTSPPDYLTEAELITLMEKHGIGTDASIPVHINNICQRNYVTVESGRRLKPTNLGIVLVHGYYKIDAELVLPTIRSAVEKQLNLIAQGKADYRQVLGHTLDVFKRKFHYFVDSIAGMDELMEVSFSPLAATGKPLSRCGKCHRFMKYIQAKPSRLHCSHCDETYTLPQNGTIKLYKELRCPLDDFELVLWSSGSRGKSYPLCPYCYNHPPFRDMKKGMGCNECTHPSCQHSLSMLGIGQCVECESGVLVLDPTSGPKWKVACNKCNVVAHCFENAHRVRVSADTCSVCEAALLDVDFNKAKSPLPGDETQHMGCVFCDPVFQELVELKHAASCHPMHRSGPGRRQGRGRGRARRPPGKPNPRRPKDKMSALAAYFV
- the TOP3B gene encoding DNA topoisomerase 3-beta-1 isoform X2 — its product is MKTVLMVAEKPSLAQSIAKILSRGKYNKWDKVDPAELFSQAPTEKKEANPKLNMVKFLQVEGRGCDYIVLWLDCDKEGENICFEVLDAVLPVMNKAHGGEKTVFRARFSSITDTDICNAMACLGEPDHNEALSVDARQELDLRIGCAFTRFQTKYFQGKYGDLDSSLISFGPCQTPTLGFCVERHDKIQSFKPETYWVLQAKVNTDKDRSLLLDWDRVRVFDREIAQMFLNMTKLEKEAQVEATSRKEKAKQRPLALNTVEMLRVASSSLGMGPQHAMQTAERLYTQGYISYPRTETTHYPENFDLKGALRQQANHPYWADMVKRLLAEGINRPRKGHDAGDHPPITPMRSATEAELGGDAWRLYEYITRHFIATVSHDCKYLQSTISFRIGPELFTCSGKTVLSPGFTEIMPWQSVPLEESLPTCQRGDTFTVSEVKMLEKQTSPPDYLTEAELITLMEKHGIGTDASIPVHINNICQRNYVTVESGRRLKPTNLGIVLVHGYYKIDAELVLPTIRSAVEKQLNLIAQGKADYRQVLGHTLDVFKRKFHYFVDSIAGMDELMEVSFSPLAATGKPLSRCGKCHRFMKYIQAKPSRLHCSHCDETYTLPQNGTIKLYKELRCPLDDFELVLWSSGSRGKSYPLCPYCYNHPPFRDMKKGMGCNECTHPSCQHSLSMLGIGQCVECESGVLVLDPTSGPKWKVACNKCNVVAHCFENAHRVRVSADTCSVCEAALLDVDFNKAKSPLPGDETQHMGCVFCDPVFQELVELKHAASCHPMHRSGPGRRQGRGRGRARRPPGKPNPRRPKDKMSALAAYFV